A portion of the Homalodisca vitripennis isolate AUS2020 chromosome 2, UT_GWSS_2.1, whole genome shotgun sequence genome contains these proteins:
- the LOC124355806 gene encoding zinc finger MYM-type protein 5-like, whose translation MSKKLSGAQRRTLTKDSELAHSALLSKVPKLTKVFTIGEGTTQQPTSSLLATSNTQDFDHECEQDLILTEVEETAEILKEETSDKLKKGTVEMLNYQNKHFSNDPSTWPENLTVRERERDEIITRGAPSFKKSNDDYPLSSEKRHFSNDFQYRHAENGEKVKRRWLVYSCFSDAVFCFPCCLFDNNPHSSFGKKQGFNNWKKFHERASSHETSSEHFKFTQQWIEAERRINQNAAIDTESGAKYKKKPRDGKTY comes from the coding sequence atgtctaaaaaactatCAGGTGCTCAGAGACGAACATTAACAAAAGACAGTGAATTAGCTCACAGTGCTCTTTTAAGTAAAGTACCCAAGTTGACAAAAGTTTTCACAATAGGTGAGGGCACTACCCAACAACCTACTTCATCTTTACTCGCTACTTCAAATACCCAGGACTTCGACCATGAATGTGAACAAGACCTAATTTTAACTGAGGTAGAGGAGACTGCTGAAATACTGAAGGAGGAAACCAGTGACAAGCTTAAGAAGGGAActgttgaaatgttaaactaccaaaataaacatttttcaaatgacCCGTCAACTTGGCCTGAAAATTTAActgtcagagagagagagagagatgaaatcATAACAAGGGGTGCTccgtcatttaaaaaaagtaatgatgacTATCCGCTAAGCAGTGAAAAGcgtcatttttcaaatgattttcaatATCGCCACGCAGAAAATGGCGAGAAAGTGAAAAGGCGGTGGTTAGTTTATTCTTGCTTTTCTGATGCAGTGTTCTGCTTTCCATGTTGTTTATTTGACAATAATCCACACTCAAGTTTTGGCAAAAAGCAAGGAttcaataattggaaaaaatttcatgAGCGAGCTTCATCTCATGAAACGTCATCTGAGCATTTTAAGTTTACCCAGCAATGGATTGAAGCTGAACGTAGAATCAACCAAAATGCCGCAATTGATACTGAGTCAGgggccaaatacaaaaagaagCCGAGAGATGGCAAAACGTACTAA